One Vigna unguiculata cultivar IT97K-499-35 chromosome 11, ASM411807v1, whole genome shotgun sequence DNA window includes the following coding sequences:
- the LOC114170612 gene encoding organ-specific protein S2-like has product MRSSLAMFSLLFAFLLSGTIEARKDPEEYWKEIMKDQQMPEGLQGLLPFQSENNPKTQEQLVKDSKHECEDPLDTNVVSQYGDFELKLSAKKDNIEPRPSASNYGDFELKLSASKKGDIEPRPSATNYGDFELKLNAGKKDDIEPRPSATNYGDFELKLSASKKDDIEPRPSATNYGDFELKLSAGKKDDIEPRPSATNYGDFELKLSASKKDDIEPRPSATNYGDFELKSRASKKDDIEPKPSATKYGEFEPRPSATKYDDF; this is encoded by the exons ATGAGGTCTTCTCTTGCTatgttttctcttctatttgCTTTCTTG TTAAGTGGCACCATAGAAGCAAGGAAAGATCCTGAGGAGTATTGGAAAGAGATAATGAAAGACCAACAAATGCCAGAAGGACTTCAAGGCCTTCTTCCATTCCAATCTGAAAACAATCCCAAGACTCAAGAGCAACTTGTTAAAGATTCCAAGCATGAATGTGAAGACCCTCTTGATACAAATGTTGTTTCACAATATGGTGATTTTGAACTCAAATTAAGTGCTAAGAAGGATAATATTGAACCCAGACCAAGTGCTAGTAATTATGGTGATTTTGAACTCAAGTTAAGTGCTAGCAAGAAGGGTGATATTGAACCAAGACCAAGTGCTACTAACTATGGTGATTTTGAACTCAAGTTAAATGCTGGCAAGAAGGATGATATTGAACCAAGACCAAGTGCTACTAACTATGGTGATTTTGAACTCAAGTTAAGTGCTAGCAAGAAGGATGATATTGAACCAAGACCAAGTGCTACTAACTATGGTGATTTTGAACTCAAGTTAAGTGCTGGCAAGAAGGATGATATTGAACCAAGACCAAGTGCTACTAACTATGGTGATTTTGAACTCAAGTTAAGTGCTAGCAAGAAGGATGATATTGAACCAAGACCAAGTGCTACTAACTATGGTGATTTTGAACTCAAGTCAAGAGCTAGCAAGAAGGATGATATTGAACCAAAACCAAGTGCTACTAAGTATGGTGAATTTGAACCACGACCAAGTGCTACAAAGTATGACGATTTTTAA